One region of Anticarsia gemmatalis isolate Benzon Research Colony breed Stoneville strain chromosome 2, ilAntGemm2 primary, whole genome shotgun sequence genomic DNA includes:
- the LOC142978405 gene encoding uncharacterized protein LOC142978405: MNKKYTALLLVALVVAAEANTIKLKGLPVSKLLENSNWDGLGLQATVNDYVDETIDMIVPFIKENGLDPMELPEVIEGFEVRPVLITYSAWLKIHDGYMTGLVNVARSGDQEVNYFAKMLRVRVQLQFRDLEFIYKYLVKVMNIGPTGGIRATLNRFLIIFDVLLDFNNDEVHLQQFRLTEIGRLRVRFTGNILTDWLVNPVLNVFLRIFDTIIIKVVELNIRSAIQDVIDHINTNVKDIINMIESYN; the protein is encoded by the exons atgaataaaaaatatacagcttTGTTGTTAGTGGCGCTGGTGGTCGCGGCGGAAGCCAACACCATCAAGTTGAAGGGTCTGCCAGTATccaaattattagaaaatag cAACTGGGATGGACTGGGTCTCCAAGCCACCGTGAACGACTATGTCGACGAAACAATTGATATGATTGTGCCTTTCATCAAGGAGAACGGACTGGACCCCATGGAGCTGCCTGAGGTCATCGAAGGCTTCGAAGTG AGACCCGTGCTGATCACATACAGCGCGTGGTTGAAGATCCACGACGGCTACATGACTGGTTTGGTGAATGTGGCGCGCTCTGGCGACCAGGAAGTTAACTACTTCGCCAAGATGTTGCGTGTTCGTGTGCAGCTGCAATTCAGAGACCTCGAG TTCATCTACAAGTACCTCGTGAAAGTGATGAACATCGGACCTACAGGAGGAATCAGAGCCACTCTCAACCGCTTCCTAATTATTTTCGATGTGCTCCTTGACTTCAACAACGATGAGGTTCATCTCCAACAGTTCAGACTTACTGAAATTGG ACGTCTCCGCGTGCGTTTTACTGGCAACATTCTCACTGACTGGTTGGTGAACCCTGTACTCAACGTGTTCTTGAGGATCTTCGACACCATCATCATTAAGGTCGTGGAGCTCAACATCCGCAGCGCTATCCAAGACGTCATTGACCACATCAACACGAATGTTAAAGACATTATCAACATGATTGAATCTTACAACTAA